The Spinacia oleracea cultivar Varoflay chromosome 2, BTI_SOV_V1, whole genome shotgun sequence DNA segment ataactttattatataatttgcataatctgaaatttataatttaaatcacaaaacccataactttaattcaagaaaacataattcaaattaataaatcatgaatAAGCCCTatcttaattatttaattaaccaaaactgaaattaattggTTTATAATAACAAtacccaaatctgaaaatcatattcaacaataaaaattataaatttgattCAAGAACATcatttaaattaacaaactttaattaaaataattagttacttagggtttaagaaataaccaagaataaagagaggaggagagagactgCCGGCGAGCAGGGGCACGGCAGCGGCGGCGCAAGCTGGGCGGCGACGCGGGGGCTGCGCGAGCAAGGTGGTCGTGAGAGCTGGTGGTCAGCGACGTGGCTGTTGGCTCGAGCAACAAAAGAACGAGTGAGAAAGAGAGTCACGCAAAAGGAGAacgaaagagaaagaaagaaggagAAGGGGAGAGAGGTTACCGGCGGCGTGGAGGAGGAAGGGTGGTCGTGGATGGCCACGATGGCGGCTGGGCACAGAGAAGGTGGTCGCGTTCGCTGGTCGAACGGTGGGGGTTGTTGCTGGTGACGAGAGAGGAAGAAACGAAGAGGAAGGGAGGATTGATTGGCGGCGCAACGTGGATTCCATGACGATGCAGCGACTGCGGTGGTGCGGCGGCTGCGAGGTGGTTGATGCGCTGGTGGACGATGGTTAAGCAGCAAGCAAAGGTGAAGGAAGCAGGGTTTGGAGGTttttctaattcacgtgaaGAAGAAAGAATAAGGAGGGTTTGGAAGCTTTGATTTTTTTCACGTGAATGTTGAAACAAGGGTAGGAATATTATGGGCTTATTTACTTTGGGTTTTACCAAGTTGGGCTAAGGTTAGAATTGAGCTTtaatgtttgaatccaaaaccgattaggattgtttttccaaattcaattgaacgtgttttcgtaattcgaattcttttcaacataaaattctaaaattattcttgattgcacaaaccgttaaaatatttagaatatatttaaataaaattaaatatacattagatatataataaagttcaaaaatcgttaaatatttagaacgtacttaaaataaaataaatatacgttaactatatatt contains these protein-coding regions:
- the LOC130467101 gene encoding uncharacterized protein, with product MESTLRRQSILPSSSFLPLSSPATTPTVRPANATTFSVPSRHRGHPRPPFLLHAAATSLTTSSHDHLARAAPASPPSLRRRCRAPARRQSLSSSLYSWRRILFRRLLKVLKWPISLFTQVSRDQ